From Streptomyces fungicidicus, one genomic window encodes:
- a CDS encoding AAA family ATPase, whose product MTVADDTLVSVLEDRLDALLVASRTGTITPEAEAEVATISRAITGAMSPRPPFCVLMAGLPGSGKTTLSRALTDRGFVRLCPDEEMYRRHGVYGVDFPRGTFPTLERPVLEDVAVELREHLKAGHDVVVDHGFWTPEDRAKWQAIATDAGAAPVLVYLAASHEELWARISKRNEFHADDPNAIYFAESDLQRYRGRFIPPTAEEPHLLYEGDPAVVIAAVEGSDH is encoded by the coding sequence GTGACAGTCGCGGACGACACGCTCGTGAGCGTGCTCGAAGACCGACTAGATGCACTGCTTGTGGCCAGCCGGACTGGCACAATCACGCCGGAAGCCGAAGCAGAGGTGGCCACCATCTCCCGAGCCATAACGGGTGCCATGTCCCCACGCCCCCCGTTCTGCGTCCTGATGGCCGGACTTCCCGGGTCAGGCAAGACGACGCTTTCCCGCGCCCTCACGGACCGCGGGTTCGTACGCCTGTGCCCGGATGAGGAGATGTACCGCCGGCATGGCGTCTACGGGGTCGACTTTCCCCGGGGCACCTTCCCCACCCTCGAACGGCCGGTCCTGGAAGACGTGGCCGTCGAACTTCGGGAACACCTGAAGGCCGGACACGACGTCGTCGTTGACCACGGCTTTTGGACTCCCGAGGATCGGGCCAAATGGCAGGCGATCGCCACCGACGCTGGGGCAGCCCCCGTACTCGTCTACCTTGCCGCCAGCCATGAGGAACTGTGGGCGAGGATCAGCAAGCGCAACGAGTTCCACGCGGACGATCCGAACGCGATCTACTTCGCGGAGAGCGACCTCCAGCGGTACCGGGGCCGGTTCATACCCCCCACGGCAGAGGAGCCCCACTTGTTGTACGAGGGTGACCCCGCCGTCGTGATCGCGGCCGTAGAAGGGTCCGACCACTGA
- a CDS encoding Dabb family protein: MIRHLVLFRLNEGVGRDDPRVVAGEAAFRALDGRIPEIRFWECAWNISDRPIAYDFAINSAFEDAEALRRYVEHPEHQAGVGLWREFATWVIADYEF, translated from the coding sequence ATGATCCGCCACCTGGTGCTCTTCCGGCTGAACGAGGGCGTCGGACGCGACGACCCGAGGGTCGTGGCGGGCGAGGCGGCCTTCCGCGCGCTCGACGGCAGGATCCCGGAGATCCGCTTCTGGGAGTGCGCTTGGAACATCAGCGACCGCCCCATCGCCTACGACTTCGCCATCAACTCCGCGTTCGAGGACGCCGAGGCGCTGCGCCGGTACGTGGAGCACCCGGAGCACCAGGCGGGCGTCGGACTGTGGCGCGAGTTCGCCACGTGGGTGATCGCCGACTACGAGTTCTGA
- a CDS encoding RNA polymerase sigma factor SigF, which translates to MTVPASTAPPQDEVSPDAAQAPATAESPPAQDSPDADQPVSPAKRRGADTRALTQLLFGQLKELVPGTPEHARVRAALIEANLPLVRYAAARFRSRNEPMEDVVQVGTIGLINAIDRFDPERGVQFPTFAMPTVVGEIKRYFRDNVRTVHVPRRLHELWVQVNSATEDLTTAFGRSPSTAEIAERLRISEDEVLSCIEAGRSYHATSLEAAQEGDGMPGLLDRLGYEDPALDGVEHRDLVRHLLVQLPEREQRILLLRYYSNLTQSQISAELGVSQMHVSRLLARSFQRLRSANRIEA; encoded by the coding sequence TTGACCGTGCCGGCCAGTACTGCGCCGCCCCAGGACGAGGTGTCCCCCGACGCGGCCCAGGCCCCGGCCACCGCCGAGTCCCCTCCCGCCCAGGACTCCCCCGACGCCGACCAGCCGGTGAGCCCGGCCAAGCGGCGCGGCGCCGACACCCGGGCCCTGACCCAGCTGCTCTTCGGACAGCTCAAGGAACTGGTTCCGGGCACGCCGGAGCACGCCCGCGTGCGCGCCGCGCTCATCGAGGCGAACCTGCCCCTGGTGCGCTACGCCGCCGCCCGGTTCCGCTCCCGCAACGAGCCGATGGAGGACGTCGTCCAGGTCGGCACCATCGGGCTGATCAACGCCATCGACCGCTTCGACCCGGAGCGGGGCGTGCAGTTCCCGACGTTCGCGATGCCGACCGTGGTCGGCGAGATCAAGCGGTACTTCCGGGACAACGTCCGCACCGTCCACGTCCCGCGCCGGCTGCACGAGCTGTGGGTGCAGGTAAACAGCGCGACCGAGGACCTGACGACCGCCTTCGGGCGCTCCCCCTCGACCGCCGAGATCGCCGAACGGCTGCGCATCTCCGAGGACGAGGTGCTGTCCTGCATCGAGGCGGGGCGGTCGTACCACGCCACCTCGCTGGAGGCCGCCCAGGAGGGCGACGGCATGCCCGGACTGCTGGACCGGCTGGGTTACGAGGACCCCGCCCTGGACGGCGTCGAGCACCGCGACCTGGTCCGGCACCTGCTCGTCCAGCTGCCCGAGCGGGAGCAGCGCATCCTGCTGCTGCGTTACTACAGCAATCTCACCCAGTCGCAGATCAGTGCCGAGCTCGGCGTCTCGCAGATGCACGTGTCCCGGCTACTGGCGCGCAGCTTCCAGCGGCTGCGGTCCGCAAACAGGATCGAGGCGTAA
- a CDS encoding RNA polymerase sigma factor SigF, with the protein MSAEQGSSKVLTLAESDTAPHALDALGPIDEGPALAAAPAPELPDTAALDTRTLSRSLFLRLAVLGEDSPERAYVRDTLIELNLPLVRYAAARFRSRNEPMEDIVQVGTIGLIKAIDRFDCERGVEFPTFAMPTVVGEIKRFFRDTSWSVRVPRRLQELRLALTKASDELSQKLDRSPTVPELAAVLGVSEEDVVDGLAVGNAYTASSLDSPAPEDDGGEGSLADRLGYEDTALEGVEYRESLKPLLAKLPPRERQIIMLRFFANMTQSQIGEEVGISQMHVSRLLTRTLAQLREGLISED; encoded by the coding sequence ATGTCCGCAGAACAGGGCAGCTCGAAGGTGCTCACGCTCGCGGAGAGCGACACAGCTCCCCATGCTCTCGACGCACTCGGCCCGATCGACGAAGGGCCGGCCCTCGCGGCCGCACCCGCTCCGGAACTCCCGGACACGGCGGCCCTCGACACCCGCACCCTGTCCCGCTCCCTGTTCCTGCGGCTCGCCGTGCTCGGCGAGGACAGCCCGGAGCGCGCCTACGTCCGGGACACCCTGATCGAGCTCAACCTCCCGCTGGTGCGGTACGCGGCGGCGCGGTTCCGCTCGCGCAACGAGCCGATGGAGGACATCGTCCAGGTCGGCACCATCGGCCTGATCAAGGCGATCGACCGCTTCGACTGCGAACGGGGCGTGGAGTTCCCGACGTTCGCGATGCCGACGGTGGTCGGCGAGATCAAGCGGTTCTTCCGCGACACGTCGTGGTCGGTGCGGGTGCCGCGCCGGCTGCAGGAGCTGCGCCTGGCGCTGACGAAGGCCAGCGACGAGCTCTCCCAGAAGCTGGACCGCTCCCCGACCGTCCCCGAACTCGCCGCCGTGCTGGGCGTGTCGGAGGAGGACGTCGTCGACGGCCTCGCGGTCGGCAACGCGTACACGGCGTCCTCGCTGGACTCCCCCGCCCCCGAGGACGACGGCGGCGAGGGCTCGCTCGCGGACCGCCTCGGCTACGAGGACACGGCGCTGGAGGGCGTGGAGTACCGGGAGTCGCTCAAGCCGCTGCTGGCCAAGCTGCCGCCCCGGGAGCGGCAGATCATCATGCTGCGCTTCTTCGCCAACATGACCCAGTCGCAGATCGGCGAGGAGGTGGGCATCTCCCAGATGCACGTCTCGCGGCTGCTCACGCGGACGCTCGCCCAGCTGCGGGAGGGCCTCATCTCGGAGGACTGA
- a CDS encoding MarR family winged helix-turn-helix transcriptional regulator: MAEQAHYEELVRQFSAFGAVKREMNRMMPADCHSGSAAVLTLLSRHGDMRMSRLAELLSVDMSVTSRHVAHLAEREWIERSPDPADKRSRILRLTPAGREQLDELFRRSTQLLAERLNDWSDDEVDRLAELMARLRDSFGDSRTVPRPASPALEQTTRTPAST; this comes from the coding sequence ATGGCCGAGCAGGCGCACTACGAGGAGCTGGTGCGACAGTTCAGCGCCTTCGGCGCCGTCAAGCGGGAGATGAACCGGATGATGCCGGCCGACTGCCACAGCGGCTCCGCCGCCGTGCTGACGCTGCTCAGCCGCCACGGCGACATGCGCATGAGCAGACTCGCCGAGCTGCTGTCGGTGGACATGTCGGTCACCAGCCGCCACGTCGCCCATCTCGCCGAGCGCGAGTGGATCGAGCGCTCCCCGGACCCCGCCGACAAACGGTCCCGCATCCTGCGCCTGACCCCGGCCGGCCGGGAACAGCTCGACGAGCTGTTCCGCCGGTCCACCCAGCTCCTCGCCGAGCGCCTGAACGACTGGTCCGACGACGAGGTCGACCGGCTCGCCGAGCTGATGGCCCGGCTCAGGGACAGCTTCGGCGACTCCCGCACGGTGCCCCGACCGGCATCTCCCGCTCTCGAACAGACCACCCGTACACCCGCAAGCACATAA
- a CDS encoding MFS transporter: MATTTPNGVRAHAKHGGGSSADAPMTHRQIMEALSGLLLGMFCAILSSTIVTNALPEIVSDLGGGQSAYTWVVTASLLTMTASTPLWGKLADLTSKKVLVQSALIIFVIGSVVAGLAQNSAMLITARAIQGLGGGGLSALAQIIMAAMISPRERGRYSGYLGATFAVATVGGPLLGGVITDTSWLGWRWCLYVGVPFAIIALIVLQKTLNLPVVKRKVKVDWAGAFFVTAAVSLLLIWVTFADDKYSWMSWQTGVMVGGAIALTLVFLLVESKASEPIIPLRLFRNRTITLASLASLFVGIAMFAGTVYFSQYFQLARDKSPTMSGVMTIPMIGGLFISSTVSGIIITRTGRWKGWLLSGGVLLTAGLGLLSTMRYDTPYWHIGVFMALMGLGVGMMMQNLVLCTQNQVAPGDLGAASSVVTFFRSLGGAVGVSVLGSVMSSRISHYASDTIGSLSPQEQAAAAKSSGSGTIPDMDLLPPGIRTWLESAYGHGIADIFLYVAPVALLAFLVTLFIKEVPLRTSGALAQAAEAAAETAPPAAPAPAEAARVADEPVPAGAVAATTATPDASGAAAAQRLAATATATGSGEPGAPASGSVPVRGHVRGADGAPVPQAAVTLISLGGRQLGRSVAQADGAYALDAPGAGSYVLIASADGHQPQASTVVVNGEPLAHDILLSGTSGLTGLVRSAGTGLPVPDAMVIVTDVRGDLLATGSTGEQGEFSFTELVPGTVTVAVNAAGYRPRALPVEVGGTGVTRVEAELETGARVRGVIRAPHGPLADARVTLVDAAGNVAGTATTGADGAYAFADLDGGEYTVIATGYPPVATALTVTGGGADDHDIELAHPGE; this comes from the coding sequence ATGGCAACGACCACACCCAACGGTGTGCGGGCTCATGCCAAGCACGGGGGAGGCTCCTCCGCAGACGCTCCGATGACCCATCGGCAGATCATGGAGGCGCTGTCCGGGCTGCTGCTCGGCATGTTCTGCGCCATCCTGTCGTCCACCATCGTCACCAACGCCCTGCCCGAGATCGTCTCCGACCTCGGCGGCGGACAGAGCGCCTACACCTGGGTCGTCACCGCCTCGCTGCTGACGATGACCGCCTCCACCCCGCTGTGGGGCAAGCTCGCCGACCTGACCAGCAAGAAGGTCCTGGTCCAGTCAGCCCTGATCATCTTCGTCATCGGCTCCGTGGTGGCCGGTCTGGCGCAGAACTCCGCGATGCTGATCACCGCCCGCGCCATCCAGGGCCTCGGCGGCGGCGGTCTGTCCGCGCTGGCGCAGATCATCATGGCCGCGATGATCTCCCCGCGTGAGCGCGGGCGCTACTCCGGCTACCTGGGCGCGACCTTCGCCGTCGCGACAGTCGGCGGTCCGCTGCTCGGCGGCGTCATCACCGACACCAGCTGGCTCGGCTGGCGCTGGTGCCTTTACGTCGGCGTGCCCTTCGCGATCATCGCCCTGATCGTGCTGCAGAAGACGCTGAACCTGCCCGTGGTCAAGCGGAAGGTCAAGGTCGACTGGGCCGGCGCCTTCTTCGTCACCGCGGCCGTCAGCCTGCTGCTGATCTGGGTCACCTTCGCCGACGACAAGTACTCCTGGATGTCGTGGCAGACCGGCGTCATGGTCGGCGGCGCGATCGCCCTGACCCTGGTCTTCCTGCTCGTCGAGTCGAAGGCCAGTGAGCCGATCATCCCGCTGCGGCTGTTCCGCAACCGCACCATCACCCTGGCCTCGCTGGCCTCGCTGTTCGTCGGCATCGCGATGTTCGCGGGCACCGTCTACTTCAGCCAGTACTTCCAGCTGGCCCGGGACAAGTCCCCGACGATGTCCGGCGTCATGACCATTCCGATGATCGGCGGACTGTTCATATCGTCCACGGTCTCCGGCATCATCATCACCAGGACCGGCCGGTGGAAGGGCTGGCTGCTGTCCGGGGGCGTGCTGCTGACGGCGGGCCTGGGCCTGCTCAGCACGATGCGCTACGACACCCCGTACTGGCACATCGGCGTCTTCATGGCCCTGATGGGCCTCGGCGTCGGCATGATGATGCAGAACCTGGTGCTCTGCACGCAGAACCAGGTGGCCCCCGGCGACCTGGGCGCCGCCTCCTCCGTGGTGACCTTCTTCCGGTCCCTCGGCGGCGCGGTGGGCGTCTCCGTGCTCGGCTCGGTGATGTCGAGCCGGATCAGCCACTACGCCTCGGACACCATCGGCTCGCTCAGCCCGCAGGAGCAGGCGGCGGCCGCCAAGTCCTCCGGCAGCGGCACCATCCCCGACATGGACCTGCTGCCCCCGGGCATCCGCACCTGGCTGGAGAGCGCCTACGGGCACGGCATCGCCGACATCTTCCTGTACGTCGCGCCGGTCGCCCTGCTCGCCTTCCTGGTGACGCTGTTCATCAAGGAGGTCCCGCTGCGGACCTCGGGCGCGCTGGCCCAGGCGGCGGAGGCCGCCGCCGAGACCGCCCCGCCGGCCGCACCGGCCCCCGCCGAGGCCGCCCGCGTCGCCGACGAGCCGGTTCCGGCCGGTGCGGTGGCGGCCACGACGGCCACCCCGGACGCCTCGGGAGCCGCGGCGGCCCAGCGGCTCGCCGCCACCGCCACGGCGACCGGCTCCGGTGAACCGGGGGCGCCCGCCTCCGGCTCCGTCCCGGTGCGCGGTCATGTCCGGGGCGCCGACGGCGCGCCGGTCCCGCAGGCGGCCGTCACGCTGATCTCGCTGGGCGGGCGTCAGCTGGGCCGCTCGGTGGCACAGGCCGACGGCGCCTACGCGCTGGACGCCCCGGGTGCCGGGTCGTACGTCCTGATCGCCTCCGCCGACGGCCACCAGCCGCAGGCGTCCACGGTCGTGGTGAACGGCGAACCGCTCGCCCACGACATCCTGCTCAGCGGCACCAGCGGGCTGACCGGACTGGTCCGCAGCGCCGGCACCGGGCTGCCGGTGCCGGACGCGATGGTGATCGTCACCGATGTGCGCGGGGACCTGCTGGCCACCGGGAGCACCGGTGAGCAGGGCGAGTTCTCCTTCACCGAGCTGGTGCCGGGCACGGTGACCGTCGCGGTGAACGCCGCCGGGTACCGGCCGCGCGCCCTGCCCGTCGAGGTCGGCGGCACCGGGGTCACCCGGGTCGAGGCCGAACTCGAGACCGGCGCCCGGGTGCGCGGGGTGATCCGCGCCCCGCACGGGCCGCTGGCCGACGCCCGGGTCACCCTGGTCGACGCGGCGGGCAACGTGGCCGGCACGGCGACGACCGGCGCGGACGGGGCGTACGCCTTCGCCGACCTGGACGGCGGCGAGTACACCGTGATCGCCACGGGTTACCCGCCGGTGGCCACCGCGCTGACGGTCACCGGCGGCGGCGCCGACGACCACGACATCGAGCTCGCTCACCCGGGCGAGTGA
- a CDS encoding YceI family protein — translation MPLTARIRTRDGWAVSHAVVTVTDGTGTQVLRAEADAEGAVRDATALAPGAYTVVITAIGYAPAAASALVTASGRAEVGTVTLARQGGTELPPPGPWTVDPAHSSVAAVAQHLGISSVRGRFTEFAATVEIAPDDVTKSRVEAVIRAASIDTGNGTRDTHLRSADFLDTERHPEITYRSGGLTENGSDRWTVHGELAMCGVVRPVDLDLAYLGTGADPWGGTRAAFRATAELRREDFAMNYNQVVQAGIAAIGTTLRVELDVQAVQGESLPAV, via the coding sequence ATGCCACTGACCGCCAGGATCCGTACCCGGGACGGATGGGCCGTGTCGCACGCGGTCGTCACGGTGACCGACGGGACCGGTACGCAGGTGCTGCGCGCCGAGGCGGACGCCGAGGGCGCCGTCCGTGACGCCACCGCGCTGGCACCGGGGGCGTACACCGTCGTCATCACCGCGATCGGGTACGCGCCCGCGGCCGCCAGCGCACTGGTCACGGCGAGCGGACGGGCCGAGGTCGGGACGGTGACGCTGGCCCGGCAGGGCGGCACCGAACTGCCGCCGCCGGGGCCCTGGACCGTCGACCCCGCGCACTCCTCCGTGGCCGCCGTCGCCCAGCACCTGGGCATCTCCAGCGTGCGGGGCCGCTTCACCGAGTTCGCGGCCACCGTGGAGATCGCGCCGGACGACGTCACCAAGTCCAGGGTGGAGGCGGTGATCCGGGCGGCGTCCATCGACACCGGCAACGGGACGCGCGACACCCATCTGCGGTCCGCGGACTTCCTGGACACCGAGCGGCACCCCGAGATCACCTACCGGTCCGGCGGACTGACGGAGAACGGCTCCGACCGCTGGACGGTCCACGGCGAGCTGGCCATGTGCGGGGTGGTCCGCCCCGTCGACCTGGACCTGGCCTACCTCGGCACCGGTGCGGACCCCTGGGGCGGCACCCGCGCGGCGTTCCGCGCCACGGCCGAACTGCGCCGCGAGGACTTCGCGATGAACTACAACCAGGTCGTCCAGGCCGGCATCGCGGCCATCGGCACCACGCTCCGGGTGGAGCTGGACGTTCAGGCCGTCCAGGGGGAGTCGCTGCCGGCCGTGTGA
- a CDS encoding ANTAR domain-containing protein encodes MPKRFVVAASRFSDLPRFPDGLDLAEALTAAARRLHETSTPDSTLDIAVRLAVDLVPGAGHAGISVIDKDNARSTLACTDDVVRTAEESRPGEGHQPYWHRLWAAPVAEAEDTENGAGEDTLAGLGLRSALSLRLRADRRRLTVLTVYARKPRAFDEAALRVGRLFTAHVGIALDSATVREQLTEAMRTRDLIGQATGILMERLDIDAAGAFDSLVRASQRENVKLRDLARRIVDAHSAP; translated from the coding sequence ATGCCGAAGAGGTTCGTAGTGGCTGCGTCCCGGTTTTCTGATTTGCCCCGTTTTCCGGATGGGTTGGACCTGGCGGAAGCGCTCACGGCGGCTGCACGGCGACTTCACGAGACGTCCACGCCGGACAGCACCCTGGACATCGCGGTCCGTCTCGCCGTGGACCTCGTGCCCGGCGCGGGCCACGCGGGCATCAGCGTCATAGACAAGGACAACGCGCGCTCCACACTGGCCTGCACCGACGACGTCGTCCGCACCGCCGAGGAGAGCCGGCCCGGGGAGGGGCACCAGCCGTACTGGCACCGGCTGTGGGCCGCCCCGGTGGCCGAGGCCGAGGACACCGAGAACGGCGCGGGCGAGGACACGCTGGCCGGACTGGGCCTGCGCTCCGCGCTGTCGCTGCGGCTGCGGGCCGACCGCCGCCGGCTGACCGTGCTCACCGTCTACGCGCGCAAGCCGCGCGCCTTCGACGAGGCGGCGCTGCGGGTCGGCCGGCTGTTCACCGCCCACGTCGGCATCGCCCTCGACTCCGCCACCGTGCGCGAACAGCTCACCGAGGCCATGCGCACCCGGGACCTGATCGGCCAGGCGACCGGCATCCTCATGGAACGCCTGGACATCGACGCGGCGGGCGCCTTCGACAGCCTGGTACGGGCCTCGCAGCGGGAGAACGTGAAACTGCGCGACCTCGCCCGCCGCATCGTCGACGCCCACAGCGCCCCCTGA
- a CDS encoding STAS domain-containing protein, translating into MPEIRTTVCQVNAVPFPPNPSEPRDPSAHALLSFPTEIDFSNAGDMLGRVMSEARPGDGPWARIVVLDFTATEFMDSQGVRLINDARRLLRPATRVHVVVRPDGVASRVLEVTGLRRDVPVYDNLPEALAA; encoded by the coding sequence TTGCCGGAAATCCGGACGACCGTCTGCCAGGTGAACGCCGTGCCCTTCCCGCCGAACCCCTCCGAGCCGCGAGACCCGTCCGCACACGCACTGCTCAGCTTCCCCACGGAGATCGACTTCTCCAACGCGGGGGACATGCTCGGGCGTGTCATGTCCGAGGCCCGCCCCGGTGACGGCCCGTGGGCCCGGATCGTGGTCCTCGACTTCACCGCGACCGAATTCATGGACTCCCAGGGCGTCCGCCTCATCAACGACGCCCGCCGGCTGCTGCGCCCCGCCACCCGCGTCCACGTGGTGGTCCGCCCGGACGGCGTCGCGAGCCGGGTGCTCGAAGTGACCGGCCTGCGCCGCGACGTGCCCGTGTACGACAACCTTCCGGAGGCCCTGGCCGCCTAG
- a CDS encoding PPOX class F420-dependent oxidoreductase has protein sequence MAPNIATNTRVSLDELLDFVRPRHRAILLTRRADGGPQGSPLTCGVDDSGRIVVSTYPERAKTRNAKRDDRVSLIVLSDEWNGPWVQIDGTAEVVDAPESVEPLVEYYRNIAGEHPDWDEYRAAMARQGKSLIRVTPERWGPVATGGFPARLAEGE, from the coding sequence ATGGCACCCAACATCGCGACGAACACCCGTGTCTCCCTCGACGAGCTGCTGGACTTCGTACGGCCCCGGCACCGGGCGATCCTGCTGACCCGGCGGGCCGACGGCGGTCCCCAGGGGTCGCCGCTGACCTGCGGGGTCGACGACTCGGGCCGGATCGTGGTCTCCACCTACCCCGAGCGCGCCAAGACGCGGAACGCCAAGCGGGACGACCGGGTGAGCCTGATCGTCCTCAGCGACGAGTGGAACGGGCCGTGGGTGCAGATCGACGGCACCGCCGAGGTGGTGGACGCGCCCGAGTCCGTGGAGCCGCTGGTGGAGTACTACCGGAACATCGCCGGGGAGCACCCTGACTGGGACGAGTACCGCGCGGCCATGGCCAGGCAGGGCAAGTCGCTCATCCGTGTCACCCCGGAGCGCTGGGGGCCGGTGGCGACCGGCGGCTTCCCGGCGCGGCTGGCCGAGGGGGAGTAG
- a CDS encoding ArnT family glycosyltransferase: MTTQYDPTSPPAGPAAWEPPSPSAARHAAPGPGEPRGALARRAWRGRPGDPRWVRPAFLGLLLATGLLYLYDLSASGYANSFYSAAVQAGSESWKAFFFGSLDAANAITVDKPPASLWPMELSVRIFGLNSWAILVPEVLMGVGTVAVVYAAVRRRFGPAAGLIAGAVLALTPVAALMFRFNNPDAMLALLMSVACYLVVRGLEDGRTKWLVWAGAVIGFAFLAKTLQAFLILPPLALAYGVCAPVRLRKRLGQLALAALALVVSGGWWVAVVELWPASSRPYVGGSQNNSFLELTFGYNGLGRLSGEETGSVGGGGGGMGGGQWGETGWDRMFNSEIGGQISWLLPAALILLAAGLVLTRKAARTDLARASFLVWGGSLLMTAAVFSYMAGIFHQYYTVALAPYLAAVVGMGAAALWEKRHVPWASLALAAAATATAAWGYVLLDRTPDYLPWLKWLVLVGGLVAALGLVFAGRVGRRVALAAAGLGLAAALAGPTAYTLSTVQEGHSGSIVTAGPAGASMGGGPGGGGGGFPGGGPGQQGQGQGQGQTPPGAGGNGGGGFPGGGPMGQNGQGGQGSQGGQGSQNGQGAPRNGTGNSAEGGMPGGGMGGLLGGADVDSEAKELLEAGAGDHTWAAAAIGAQNAASYQLATGEPVMAIGGFNGTDPSPTLDQFKKYVEEGKIHYFVAGGGMGGGMGGDSGSSAQISTWVQENFKEVTAGSATFYDLTQKTATG; the protein is encoded by the coding sequence ATGACCACGCAGTACGACCCGACGAGTCCCCCGGCGGGCCCCGCCGCCTGGGAACCCCCCTCCCCGTCGGCGGCCCGCCACGCCGCCCCCGGGCCGGGCGAACCCCGGGGGGCCCTCGCCCGCAGAGCGTGGCGCGGCCGGCCCGGGGACCCCCGCTGGGTGCGCCCCGCCTTCCTCGGCCTGCTGCTGGCGACCGGGCTGCTCTATCTGTACGACCTGAGCGCCTCCGGATACGCCAACTCCTTCTACTCGGCGGCCGTCCAGGCGGGCAGCGAGTCCTGGAAGGCGTTCTTCTTCGGCTCGCTGGACGCGGCCAACGCCATCACCGTGGACAAGCCCCCGGCCTCGCTGTGGCCGATGGAGCTCTCGGTGCGGATCTTCGGCCTGAACTCCTGGGCGATCCTCGTGCCCGAGGTGCTCATGGGCGTCGGCACGGTCGCCGTGGTGTACGCCGCCGTACGCCGGCGGTTCGGCCCCGCGGCCGGTCTGATCGCCGGCGCGGTCCTCGCGCTCACCCCGGTCGCGGCGCTGATGTTCCGGTTCAACAACCCGGACGCGATGCTGGCACTGCTGATGTCCGTCGCCTGTTACCTCGTCGTCCGGGGCTTGGAGGACGGCCGTACGAAGTGGCTGGTGTGGGCCGGGGCCGTGATCGGTTTCGCGTTCCTCGCCAAGACCCTCCAGGCGTTCCTGATCCTCCCGCCCCTGGCGCTGGCCTATGGCGTCTGCGCGCCGGTCCGGCTGCGGAAGCGGCTGGGCCAGCTGGCCCTGGCGGCCCTCGCGCTGGTCGTCTCCGGCGGCTGGTGGGTGGCGGTCGTCGAGCTGTGGCCGGCGTCGTCCCGCCCGTACGTCGGCGGCTCGCAGAACAACAGCTTCCTGGAGCTGACCTTCGGCTACAACGGTCTCGGCCGGCTCAGCGGCGAGGAGACCGGCAGCGTCGGCGGCGGTGGCGGCGGCATGGGCGGCGGACAGTGGGGCGAGACCGGCTGGGACCGGATGTTCAACTCCGAGATCGGCGGTCAGATCTCCTGGCTGCTGCCCGCCGCGCTGATCCTGCTGGCCGCCGGTCTGGTCCTCACCCGCAAGGCCGCGCGGACCGACCTCGCCCGTGCCTCGTTCCTGGTGTGGGGCGGCTCGCTGCTGATGACCGCGGCGGTCTTCAGCTACATGGCCGGCATCTTCCACCAGTACTACACGGTGGCCCTCGCCCCCTACCTCGCTGCGGTGGTCGGCATGGGCGCGGCGGCGCTGTGGGAGAAGCGGCACGTGCCCTGGGCCTCGCTCGCCCTCGCGGCCGCCGCCACGGCCACGGCCGCCTGGGGGTATGTGCTGCTCGACCGCACGCCCGACTATCTGCCGTGGCTGAAGTGGCTGGTCCTGGTGGGCGGGCTGGTGGCCGCCCTCGGGCTGGTCTTCGCGGGCCGGGTGGGGCGCCGGGTGGCGCTCGCGGCGGCGGGGCTGGGCCTGGCGGCCGCGCTGGCCGGCCCGACGGCGTACACGCTGAGCACCGTGCAGGAGGGGCACAGCGGTTCCATCGTCACCGCCGGTCCGGCGGGGGCGAGCATGGGCGGCGGTCCGGGAGGCGGCGGCGGTGGCTTCCCCGGCGGTGGGCCCGGACAGCAGGGCCAGGGTCAGGGGCAGGGCCAGACCCCGCCCGGCGCGGGCGGCAACGGCGGCGGCGGCTTCCCCGGCGGCGGGCCCATGGGCCAGAACGGCCAGGGTGGCCAGGGAAGTCAGGGCGGCCAGGGGAGCCAGAACGGCCAGGGCGCCCCGCGGAACGGCACCGGCAACAGCGCCGAGGGCGGTATGCCCGGCGGCGGCATGGGCGGTCTGCTCGGCGGGGCGGACGTCGACTCCGAGGCGAAGGAGCTGCTGGAGGCCGGCGCCGGCGACCACACCTGGGCCGCCGCGGCCATCGGCGCCCAGAACGCCGCGAGTTACCAGCTCGCCACCGGCGAACCCGTGATGGCGATCGGCGGCTTCAACGGCACCGACCCGTCCCCGACGCTCGACCAGTTCAAGAAGTACGTGGAGGAAGGGAAGATCCACTACTTCGTCGCCGGCGGCGGCATGGGCGGTGGCATGGGCGGCGACTCCGGCAGCTCCGCACAGATCTCCACCTGGGTGCAGGAGAACTTCAAGGAGGTGACGGCCGGCTCGGCCACCTTCTACGACCTCACGCAGAAGACGGCCACCGGCTGA